The Pseudosulfitobacter pseudonitzschiae genome includes a region encoding these proteins:
- a CDS encoding Tim44/TimA family putative adaptor protein — translation MQAPLIQLLVLAGIAIFLILRLKSVLGTREGFEKPPVTKQSSDAKRPEFEVIEGGPDLDITDHVPEDSDAAKALAGMKRIEPSFNVSDFLGGARGAYEMIVLGYEKGELAQIQPFLSEEVYESFVDGVAAREDQGLTIDVNFIGISEVRLTDATFDADTNEAELTIRFVAELTSAVRDKGGDIVEGSTTEIKRQKDTWAFARTMGSDDPNWLLVSTDA, via the coding sequence ATGCAAGCGCCCCTTATCCAACTGTTGGTTCTGGCCGGCATCGCCATTTTCCTGATCCTGCGCCTGAAAAGCGTTCTGGGCACGCGTGAAGGCTTTGAAAAGCCGCCTGTGACCAAACAATCGTCAGATGCCAAGCGCCCCGAATTCGAAGTGATCGAAGGCGGGCCCGACCTGGATATCACCGATCACGTCCCCGAAGACAGTGATGCTGCCAAAGCACTGGCGGGGATGAAGCGGATCGAGCCGTCGTTCAACGTCTCTGATTTCCTTGGCGGCGCGCGCGGTGCTTATGAAATGATCGTTCTGGGCTATGAAAAGGGCGAACTGGCGCAGATTCAGCCCTTCCTGTCCGAAGAGGTCTATGAGAGTTTTGTCGACGGCGTGGCCGCGCGCGAAGATCAGGGTCTGACCATCGACGTGAACTTTATCGGCATCAGCGAAGTCAGGCTGACTGATGCCACCTTTGACGCTGACACCAACGAGGCCGAGTTGACCATTCGCTTTGTCGCTGAACTGACCTCTGCCGTGCGTGACAAGGGCGGCGATATCGTGGAAGGCAGTACAACCGAAATCAAACGCCAGAAGGACACTTGGGCCTTTGCGCGGACAATGGGTTCGGATGATCCAAATTGGCTGCTGGTTTCCACAGACGCGTGA
- the hslU gene encoding ATP-dependent protease ATPase subunit HslU: protein MTNLTPREIVSELDRFIIGQNDAKRAVAVALRNRWRRKQLADDLRDEVYPKNILMIGPTGVGKTEISRRLAKLARAPFLKVEATKFTEVGYVGRDVEQIIRDLVDSAIVMTREHMREDVKTKARAAAEERVIDAIAGTDARDGTRDMFRKKLKSGDLDDTVIELEIADTSNPFGGMDIPGQPGGASMINLGDIFGKAMGGRTVRKKLTVAQSYEVLVGEEADKLLDDEIVNKAAVASVENSGIVFLDEIDKVCARSDARGADVSREGVQRDLLPLIEGTTVSTKHGPVKTDHILFIASGAFHVSKPSDLLPELQGRLPIRVELRALTERDFVRILTETDNALTRQYTALMGTEDLTVSFTEDGIKALASIAAEVNATVENIGARRLYTVLERVFEELSFTAPDRAGEKIVVNAEFVDANLGQLLASPDISRYVL from the coding sequence ATGACAAACCTGACACCCCGCGAAATCGTAAGCGAACTCGACCGGTTTATCATCGGCCAGAATGACGCAAAGCGCGCCGTTGCGGTCGCCCTGCGCAACCGCTGGCGACGCAAGCAATTGGCTGACGATCTGCGTGATGAAGTCTATCCCAAAAACATCCTGATGATCGGGCCCACCGGCGTCGGCAAAACCGAGATCAGCCGCCGCCTGGCGAAACTGGCCCGCGCGCCGTTCCTCAAGGTCGAGGCGACCAAGTTTACCGAAGTCGGTTATGTCGGGCGCGATGTCGAACAGATCATCCGCGATCTGGTCGATAGCGCCATCGTCATGACCCGCGAACACATGCGCGAGGACGTCAAGACCAAGGCCCGTGCCGCTGCCGAAGAGCGCGTAATCGACGCCATCGCAGGCACCGATGCACGCGATGGCACCCGCGATATGTTCCGCAAAAAGCTGAAGTCGGGAGATCTGGACGATACAGTGATCGAGCTCGAAATTGCCGACACGTCGAATCCCTTTGGCGGAATGGATATCCCCGGCCAGCCCGGCGGTGCCAGCATGATCAACCTGGGCGATATCTTCGGCAAGGCGATGGGCGGGCGTACTGTGCGCAAAAAGCTGACCGTCGCGCAAAGCTACGAGGTTCTGGTCGGAGAAGAGGCCGACAAGCTGTTGGACGACGAGATCGTGAACAAAGCGGCTGTCGCCTCGGTCGAAAACAGCGGCATCGTGTTTCTAGACGAGATCGACAAGGTCTGCGCCCGCTCGGACGCGCGCGGTGCCGATGTCAGTCGTGAAGGCGTGCAGCGCGATCTGCTGCCGCTGATCGAGGGCACGACCGTCAGCACCAAACACGGACCGGTGAAAACCGACCACATCCTGTTTATCGCATCCGGTGCCTTCCACGTCTCGAAACCTTCGGACCTGCTGCCGGAATTGCAAGGCCGTCTGCCGATCCGCGTGGAGTTGCGGGCGCTGACCGAACGAGATTTTGTCCGCATCCTGACCGAGACCGACAATGCGCTGACACGGCAGTATACCGCGCTGATGGGCACCGAGGATCTGACCGTCAGTTTCACCGAGGATGGCATCAAGGCGCTGGCCAGCATCGCCGCCGAGGTGAACGCCACGGTCGAAAACATTGGCGCACGGCGGCTGTATACGGTGCTGGAACGTGTGTTCGAGGAACTGTCGTTCACAGCGCCAGATCGCGCAGGCGAAAAGATTGTGGTGAACGCCGAATTCGTCGACGCAAATCTTGGCCAACTTCTGGCATCACCAGACATCAGCCGTTACGTTTTGTAA
- a CDS encoding alpha/beta hydrolase codes for MLRFLIIFVMLLSACADRVASPVVPAALDIGTIRNVFVGTTRAEDPPGTFSIKRSSNLSLLQVKVSIPPDHKFGKISDGLDKPKPDRDFVIAQRHDFGTPDQFRNALNLEIKKVNAPEREVTVFVHGFNNSFADSVFRVAQMANDLKLPGSFVSYAWPSRGNPLGYQYDADSALFARDGLQELLYNVQRAGTERIILVAHSMGSALLMETMRQIEIAQPGWTSRNIAGVVLLSPDLNVDVFRSQVRAFEKLPQPFLIFVSKRDIVLKLSARMRGEKVQLGNLSSIADLGDMPVQVIDVSAFEDRQSGDHFVTAGSPALGALLSNIGRLDSGFVRGRSGVGLSLPGTRRVYGNASELTVRLPDK; via the coding sequence GTGCTGCGATTTCTGATCATTTTTGTGATGTTGTTGTCCGCCTGTGCGGACCGCGTGGCGTCGCCTGTCGTGCCCGCAGCCTTGGACATCGGCACCATTCGCAACGTCTTTGTCGGCACAACTCGCGCAGAAGACCCACCAGGCACGTTCAGCATAAAACGTTCCTCAAATCTCAGCCTTTTGCAGGTCAAGGTATCCATCCCGCCTGACCACAAGTTTGGCAAAATCTCGGACGGCTTGGACAAGCCGAAACCGGATCGTGATTTCGTAATCGCCCAGCGCCACGACTTTGGCACGCCGGACCAATTTCGCAACGCGTTGAACCTTGAGATCAAGAAAGTGAACGCGCCGGAACGTGAAGTGACGGTGTTTGTGCACGGGTTCAACAACAGCTTTGCCGACTCGGTGTTCCGTGTGGCGCAGATGGCCAATGACCTGAAACTGCCGGGGTCTTTTGTGTCCTACGCATGGCCCAGCCGTGGCAATCCGCTGGGCTATCAATACGATGCCGACAGCGCCCTGTTTGCGCGCGACGGACTGCAAGAACTGCTTTACAATGTGCAGCGCGCAGGCACCGAACGGATCATTCTGGTGGCCCACTCGATGGGCAGCGCATTGTTGATGGAGACCATGCGCCAGATCGAAATCGCGCAGCCCGGCTGGACATCCAGAAACATCGCAGGCGTCGTATTGCTGTCGCCAGATTTGAACGTGGATGTGTTTCGCTCCCAAGTTCGCGCTTTTGAAAAGCTGCCCCAGCCATTTCTGATCTTTGTGTCCAAACGCGATATCGTGCTGAAGCTGTCGGCACGTATGCGCGGTGAAAAGGTACAGCTGGGTAACCTCAGTTCAATCGCTGACCTTGGCGATATGCCGGTTCAAGTCATTGATGTCAGCGCTTTCGAAGACCGCCAGAGCGGTGATCACTTCGTGACTGCAGGATCGCCAGCGCTGGGTGCGCTTTTGAGTAATATCGGACGTCTGGACAGCGGATTTGTGCGTGGCCGCAGCGGTGTCGGCCTGTCTTTGCCGGGGACACGGCGGGTTTATGGCAATGCGTCCGAACTGACTGTGCGGTTGCCAGACAAATGA
- a CDS encoding MFS transporter — protein MRIDPLAGPQPLTEFIAGNARWLGAGALLTLLSSFGQTFFISIFAAEIQGAFGLSHGGWGGIYSLGTTASAIVMIWAGGLTDRFRARHLGAGVLMLLAASCLMMAANPFLWALPVVIFALRLMGQGMTSHIAIVAMARWFVATRGRALALASLGFSVGEALLPLSFVALMTVMDWRLLWVAAAVVAVIGVPVLLSLLRTERMPQSMAEENASFGMRGQHWTRMQALRHPLFWCMFPALLGPSAFNTAFFFHQVHFAEVKSITHLSLVALFPVYTLCSIGFLIVSGWALDRFGTARLLPFYQLPMVVAFTLFGLGQGIVPMVTGFFFLSMTTGANSTLPNAFWAEYYGTRHIGSIKAMAAAVMVLGSAIGPGITGMMIDAGVTLSVQYLGIAAYFIFTSTMVGLGIVRSRADMA, from the coding sequence ATGCGGATTGATCCACTGGCGGGGCCGCAACCGCTGACCGAATTCATTGCAGGTAATGCGCGCTGGTTGGGCGCGGGAGCGTTGCTGACGCTGTTGTCATCCTTTGGGCAGACATTTTTTATCTCGATCTTCGCGGCGGAAATTCAGGGGGCCTTTGGCCTTAGCCACGGGGGATGGGGCGGGATTTATTCGCTGGGCACCACGGCGTCGGCGATCGTGATGATCTGGGCCGGTGGTCTGACCGACCGATTCCGCGCGCGGCATCTGGGCGCGGGTGTGCTGATGCTGCTGGCGGCGTCCTGTTTGATGATGGCGGCCAACCCTTTTTTATGGGCGCTGCCTGTGGTGATCTTTGCGCTGCGGCTGATGGGGCAGGGTATGACCAGCCACATTGCAATCGTGGCAATGGCGCGTTGGTTTGTCGCCACGCGGGGCCGCGCGCTGGCGTTGGCAAGTCTGGGATTTTCGGTGGGCGAGGCGCTGTTGCCTTTGTCGTTCGTGGCTCTGATGACCGTGATGGACTGGCGGCTTTTGTGGGTTGCGGCGGCTGTGGTCGCGGTAATCGGGGTGCCGGTACTGCTAAGCCTGCTGCGCACTGAACGCATGCCCCAGTCGATGGCCGAGGAAAACGCCAGCTTCGGAATGCGTGGGCAGCACTGGACGCGGATGCAGGCGCTGCGCCATCCGTTGTTCTGGTGCATGTTTCCCGCGCTGCTAGGTCCATCGGCATTCAACACCGCCTTTTTCTTCCATCAGGTCCACTTTGCCGAAGTCAAAAGCATCACACATCTGTCGCTGGTGGCGCTGTTTCCCGTTTACACGCTATGCTCTATCGGGTTTTTGATCGTATCCGGCTGGGCGCTGGACCGTTTTGGCACCGCGCGCCTGCTTCCATTCTATCAACTGCCGATGGTTGTCGCATTCACGCTGTTCGGGCTGGGGCAAGGGATTGTGCCAATGGTTACGGGGTTCTTCTTTCTGTCCATGACTACGGGGGCCAACTCGACCCTGCCCAACGCGTTCTGGGCCGAGTATTACGGCACGCGTCACATCGGTTCGATCAAAGCGATGGCGGCTGCCGTCATGGTGCTAGGGTCCGCCATCGGGCCAGGCATCACCGGCATGATGATCGACGCAGGTGTGACCCTGAGTGTGCAATATCTTGGAATCGCAGCCTATTTTATCTTTACCTCGACGATGGTCGGGCTGGGAATTGTCCGCAGCCGCGCCGATATGGCCTAG
- the mltA gene encoding murein transglycosylase A has translation MTQPAQSETRVQVTGFDQLDGWDTDDHAAAMAVFRNTCHDLNEPDWRALCAFAAQNPEPRTFFELLFRPVLIEDGKDGLFTGYFEPELDGSRQQTPRFRYPVYSMPPEARVTRPWLTRRDILDGDTMSGRGLEIAWVDDPVELFFLQIQGSGRIRLPDGTFLRVGYEGSNGHDYSSIGAELVRRGTYTAHQVSADVIKSWVRRNPDTGRELLYHNDSYVFFREVSEVPADRGPLGAMNRSITTMRSIAVDPSFVPLGAPVWIEKDGKLPLRRLMIAQDTGSAIKGAQRADVFFGTGDKAGRAAGRLRDPGRMYVLLPIQRAYAMLPESAI, from the coding sequence ATGACACAACCGGCTCAGTCTGAAACACGGGTGCAGGTTACAGGCTTTGACCAGCTTGACGGCTGGGACACCGATGACCACGCCGCTGCCATGGCTGTTTTCAGAAACACCTGCCACGATTTGAATGAACCGGACTGGCGCGCCCTGTGCGCCTTTGCCGCGCAAAACCCCGAACCCCGAACATTCTTTGAGCTTCTGTTTCGCCCCGTGCTGATCGAAGACGGGAAGGACGGGCTGTTCACCGGCTATTTTGAACCCGAACTTGACGGATCGCGGCAGCAAACACCGCGCTTTCGCTATCCGGTGTATTCCATGCCACCCGAGGCACGCGTGACCCGTCCGTGGCTGACCCGTCGTGATATTCTTGATGGTGACACGATGTCCGGGCGCGGTCTGGAAATCGCGTGGGTCGATGACCCAGTTGAATTGTTCTTTCTGCAAATTCAGGGTTCTGGGCGGATTCGTCTGCCTGATGGCACGTTCCTGCGCGTGGGGTATGAGGGATCGAACGGGCATGATTACAGCTCGATTGGAGCGGAACTGGTCCGGCGCGGCACCTACACCGCCCATCAGGTCAGCGCCGATGTGATCAAGAGCTGGGTGCGCCGCAATCCGGATACAGGACGTGAACTGCTGTATCACAACGACTCTTATGTCTTTTTTCGCGAGGTCAGCGAAGTGCCCGCCGACCGCGGCCCGCTGGGTGCAATGAACCGTTCGATCACTACGATGCGGTCGATTGCTGTCGATCCGTCATTTGTGCCGCTGGGCGCACCGGTGTGGATCGAAAAGGATGGCAAGCTGCCGCTGCGCCGTCTGATGATCGCGCAAGACACCGGATCGGCGATCAAGGGCGCACAGCGCGCCGATGTGTTCTTTGGCACCGGTGACAAGGCGGGGCGTGCTGCGGGGCGGTTGCGTGATCCCGGACGCATGTATGTGCTGCTGCCGATTCAGCGCGCCTATGCCATGCTGCCCGAAAGCGCGATATGA
- a CDS encoding Smr/MutS family protein, translated as MTRRRLRPDELELWRKVTEKAERLDTGAAMKQALEVTRADPPQPRVTPRFETLPKPAVSKGQPAITRDVLHPLAERLSKAQVQMDRKAFDQMRRGKLKPEGRIDLHGMTLDHAHPALTRFILSSQASGKRLVLVITGKGKSRDEGGPIPVRFGVLRHQVPQWLSMAPLAQAVLQITPANIRHGGTGAYYVYLRKRR; from the coding sequence ATGACCCGCCGGCGTCTTCGACCGGACGAGCTTGAGTTGTGGCGCAAGGTTACCGAAAAGGCCGAAAGGCTGGACACCGGTGCGGCGATGAAGCAAGCGCTTGAGGTTACGCGGGCGGACCCACCACAGCCGCGCGTCACCCCCCGTTTCGAGACATTGCCGAAGCCCGCAGTTTCCAAAGGTCAGCCGGCGATCACCCGCGACGTGTTGCACCCCTTGGCCGAGCGTTTGTCAAAGGCGCAGGTCCAGATGGACCGCAAAGCCTTTGACCAGATGAGACGCGGCAAGCTGAAACCAGAGGGTCGCATCGACCTGCACGGTATGACGCTGGATCACGCGCATCCGGCGCTGACGCGGTTTATTCTGTCATCGCAGGCGTCGGGAAAACGGCTGGTTCTGGTGATCACAGGCAAGGGCAAATCCCGGGATGAAGGTGGCCCGATCCCCGTCCGTTTTGGCGTGTTGCGTCATCAGGTGCCCCAGTGGTTGTCGATGGCGCCATTGGCGCAGGCGGTGTTGCAGATCACCCCCGCCAATATCCGCCACGGCGGCACGGGTGCCTACTACGTTTATTTGCGCAAGAGACGCTAG